A stretch of DNA from Pseudoalteromonas ruthenica:
TTTTAATAGTTCTGGTAACCACCGTTCAGCCGTATCTTCAGGTAGATCTTCGCTAAGAACATCTATCTCCAAGCGAGGTAAGAGTGGCTGAGCTTGTTTTGATAGCAACAACTGCTCGATGTTTTTGGCTGCATAGTTATAGGTATCGTAACTAGAATCTCCTATGCCAATGATCGCAAAGCGAATATTGTCGAGATTAGTGAGGCCATTGAGATCTTCAACAAAAGGCTGCAAATTATCAGGATAGTCGCCAGCGCCATGGGTTGATGTGCAAATCAACCACGCAGCCTCCATTTTCATATCCTTAAGATCAGGTTGCTCATGTAAAGTACAGCTTATGCCTTGATCTTCCATTAAGTCACTTAACTGTTCGGCCACATATTCAGTGCCGCCCATTTGACTACCAATAATAATTTCGAGCTGGCTCATTGTTACTACGCCTAAATGTTGTTGCGCTCATGATACCTGATCTGTGGTTAGGCTCAATTGATCTTAATCCCTGTGTGTAATTCTGAACACCAATAGCTGTTTGAAATGAATATATAGTGATGATAAATATAGAGTTTTTTATTTTTAAAACTGTTGATAAAAAGTCGATAAGCTTAGGTTAAAAAGCCATACCCGTTCATCATAACTGGGTAATTTCACGCTATTTTCTACTGATAAAGAAAAATTGCATGGGTGTGTATGCTTTGCTTGTGGATAATGATCAATGGAGATAATCTCGGCGTATTTTTGGATCTATAAAACCCATTTAATAGATCCAATACTTCTATAAATTTTCTATTTATTGGCTTCATGTCTTTTGTGAGTGCCCGTATTTTTGGATCTGATGCCCTTAATGTGCCAAGTCTCCAGCCTCAAATGCTTTGTTAATGTTAAAACGCATGAATGACTGCTACCCAAACTAGCTATGTCTGACTGATCTTTTCACTGTTAATCACGTTTTTTGGTGCAGATAGGCATGTCAGTTTTTAATTGATCGCTATAAAAATTGCTTAGTAACGAGTCGCTGGTAGCTAATATTCACACAAAATAGCGCCGATATTTGTCGCAAATATGCATCATCACTATTGTTGTTGCTGTGGGCACCTAGCATCGGTGAGATCTTATTTAACGCTAGTTTAGCGTTGTTTTATGCCAATAAATTAGGGAGTGACGAGCTCACTTATGTGTTCGTTTTGCCCTGATAGCTGTCATTTTTGGATTGAGTTGTTGACTATTAGGTGAGCCGAGCTTTGTTTTGCTGATGATGAGCGTGTTTTGGAGTGTTGAGTTACAGAGAGGGAGCTGAAAAAAGCCCACACAAAGATGGGCTCGCTAGACTTTATTAATCTATTTACCGATACAAAAGGAGCTGAAGATCTTGCCGAGCAGATCGTCAGAGGTGAAT
This window harbors:
- the mioC gene encoding FMN-binding protein MioC codes for the protein MSQLEIIIGSQMGGTEYVAEQLSDLMEDQGISCTLHEQPDLKDMKMEAAWLICTSTHGAGDYPDNLQPFVEDLNGLTNLDNIRFAIIGIGDSSYDTYNYAAKNIEQLLLSKQAQPLLPRLEIDVLSEDLPEDTAERWLPELLKHL